The proteins below are encoded in one region of Rhodopirellula islandica:
- a CDS encoding prenyltransferase/squalene oxidase repeat-containing protein, whose translation MNLPPNTTASDSSDAMDSSGTFSAGPANVSGPPVPPPPVAPPPPADSASTLSPQANASSQPDRTQPNGVPKPPPAPPRATLPPVKPPGVEPPLTREPNVSNGAGSADDSLPSPSPASSSPATARKTKRAAHAAKVAPVAQPEVAKAVPAEVPPATPKSRWRTEVQPESNEETGAEQEDELAPVRRSVPAWLVSMVFHLVVLLVLALLTTPIGEGIGSIVLEFGEATESENFELESVNIQSSDSMLDSTSDLDSEMVVDTDIQSLMDTMEMPTETLEMVQVENGIGSASELVKPMFSGRSGAMKSALIAAYGGNDQTVTAVERGLQWLVKNQERAGSWSMAGPYSDAAPFSENRCAATAMAMLAFQGDGNTHLQGPYSENVERGLRTLLKGQRRDGFLATEVRGDDQQAYGHAQATIALCELFAMTEDSALRGPAQAAVDYCVNAQSAAGGWRYRPRLDSDLSVTGWYVMALTSAHAAGLEVPSSTLQMANTYLDSVQSNAGSWYSYQPNRPGSYAMTAEGLLCRQYLGWPHDEEALKLGIGDLVEDGMLDPNNPNVYYWYYATQAIHHYGGQPWRKWNSVMRTELPRLQLKRGAEAGSWSPQADEWGRRAGRLYVTCLSIYCLEVYYRHLPLYDQQGK comes from the coding sequence GGCCCAGCCAATGTTTCCGGGCCGCCGGTTCCGCCGCCCCCCGTCGCTCCGCCACCCCCAGCGGATTCTGCGTCCACGCTCAGCCCGCAAGCGAACGCAAGTTCGCAACCCGATCGCACGCAGCCAAACGGTGTTCCCAAACCCCCGCCCGCTCCTCCGCGGGCGACCTTGCCTCCGGTCAAACCGCCCGGTGTCGAGCCTCCTTTGACGCGGGAACCCAACGTCAGCAATGGTGCTGGCTCTGCAGACGATTCGCTGCCCAGCCCGTCTCCAGCGAGCTCCTCTCCAGCAACTGCAAGAAAGACGAAGCGAGCGGCTCACGCTGCCAAGGTCGCTCCGGTGGCTCAGCCCGAGGTCGCGAAAGCGGTCCCCGCAGAAGTGCCGCCGGCAACCCCGAAATCACGCTGGCGGACGGAAGTCCAACCTGAGAGCAACGAAGAGACCGGGGCCGAACAAGAAGACGAACTGGCACCCGTCAGGCGATCGGTGCCAGCGTGGTTGGTCAGCATGGTCTTTCACTTGGTCGTGTTGCTGGTCCTGGCTCTGTTGACCACTCCAATTGGCGAAGGCATCGGCAGCATCGTGTTGGAGTTCGGCGAAGCGACCGAGTCGGAGAACTTTGAACTGGAGAGCGTGAATATCCAGAGCTCGGATTCGATGCTGGATTCAACCAGCGATCTGGACAGCGAGATGGTGGTCGACACGGACATCCAGTCGTTGATGGACACGATGGAGATGCCCACCGAAACACTTGAGATGGTGCAGGTCGAGAACGGCATTGGGTCCGCGAGTGAACTGGTCAAACCCATGTTCAGCGGTCGGTCGGGTGCGATGAAGAGTGCCTTGATCGCAGCTTATGGCGGCAATGACCAAACCGTGACCGCGGTTGAGCGTGGATTGCAGTGGTTGGTGAAGAACCAAGAACGCGCGGGATCGTGGAGCATGGCGGGGCCTTACTCCGATGCCGCTCCGTTTTCTGAAAACCGCTGTGCCGCCACCGCAATGGCAATGCTGGCATTCCAAGGCGACGGCAACACGCATCTCCAGGGTCCCTACTCCGAGAACGTCGAGCGGGGCCTCCGGACCTTGCTCAAGGGCCAACGCCGGGACGGTTTTTTGGCGACGGAAGTTCGCGGCGATGATCAACAAGCCTACGGGCATGCCCAAGCGACAATCGCCCTCTGCGAATTGTTTGCGATGACGGAAGATTCCGCCCTTCGCGGGCCAGCTCAGGCGGCGGTGGACTACTGCGTGAACGCTCAGTCGGCCGCCGGTGGTTGGCGTTATCGGCCGCGGCTGGATTCTGATTTGTCGGTGACAGGGTGGTATGTGATGGCGCTGACCAGCGCTCATGCTGCCGGATTGGAAGTTCCCTCGTCGACCTTGCAGATGGCCAACACGTACTTGGATTCGGTCCAGTCAAATGCTGGCTCCTGGTACAGCTACCAACCCAATCGACCGGGGAGTTACGCGATGACGGCGGAAGGGTTGCTGTGCCGGCAGTACCTGGGGTGGCCGCATGACGAAGAGGCATTGAAGCTAGGGATCGGCGACTTGGTCGAGGACGGGATGTTGGATCCGAACAATCCCAACGTCTATTACTGGTACTACGCGACTCAGGCGATCCACCACTACGGGGGACAGCCTTGGCGAAAGTGGAACAGCGTGATGCGGACGGAATTGCCGCGGTTGCAGCTCAAACGAGGTGCCGAGGCGGGCAGTTGGTCGCCTCAAGCCGATGAATGGGGCCGCCGGGCAGGACGTCTGTACGTGACCTGTCTGTCGATTTACTGCTTGGAAGTCTATTACCGGCACCTGCCGCTGTACGATCAGCAGGGAAAGTGA